The Coffea arabica cultivar ET-39 chromosome 9e, Coffea Arabica ET-39 HiFi, whole genome shotgun sequence genome has a window encoding:
- the LOC140014575 gene encoding uncharacterized protein, with product MASKETKQKTNQNDSTTSWEHQSKKIWKQLWSLKIKHKQKIFLWKCLNNALPVRDIIYGRIKAGDPICMRCGEERETIEHTFLNCVDAKITWKLAPIQWEGILEQHGCFRRWWTSITEARHRPQGWQHIALSVHILWQIWKGRNGAEFNGKKYRPWTAIQKALKEWSELGEVDRLETRMSTTETEALHLQHPQLCSQHGVLQFSIGITRDKHEPWVGIGICLIGGAQGTHTGWAMRETSSGSFLLDEALALKLAMCKVAEMQHRVVQFQVQNQQLLNLIQSKQARDIRLATVVEDIIQLRLLFHMCSFCLVQNDNYHLSSKLSTYALGITFDEELLFP from the coding sequence GAAGATTTGGAAGCAATTGTGGAGCTTAAAGATTAAGCATAAACAGAAAATATTTCTCTGGAAATGTCTAAACAATGCTCTTCCGGTCAGAGATATCATCTATGGTAGAATCAAAGCTGGAGACCCTATTTGCATGCGATGTGGAGAGGAAAGGGAGACGATTGAACATACATTTCTGAATTGTGTGGATGCAAAAATAACATGGAAGTTAGCCCCAATCCAATGGGAAGGCATATTGGAACAACATGGCTGTTTTAGAAGATGGTGGACATCCATCACTGAAGCTAGACATAGACCACAAGGTTGGCAACATATTGCTCTATCGGTCCATATACTCTGGCAAATATGGAAAGGGAGGAATGGGGCAGAATTCAATGGCAAGAAATACAGGCCATGGACGGCTATTCAGAAGGCATTAAAGGAATGGTCAGAATTGGGAGAAGTAGATAGACTGGAAACTAGGATGAGTACAACCGAAACAGAAGCTCTACATCTACAACATCCACAGCTTTGTTCACAACATGGTGTCCTGCAATTCAGCATTGGGATTACAAGGGACAAGCACGAACCATGGGTAGGCATTGGAATCTGTCTAATAGGAGGAGCTCAGGGAACACACACAGGCTGGGCAATGCGTGAAACCAGTTCAGGATCTTTCTTGCTGGATGAAGCATTAGCTCTAAAATTGGCAATGTGTAAAGTTGCTGAAATGCAGCACAGAGTGGTCCAATTCCAAGTGCAGAATCAGCAGCTCCTCAACCTTATTCAATCCAAACAAGCGCGGGATATCAGATTAGCAACTGTGGTGGAGGATATTATTCAACTTAGACTTTTGTTTCATATGTGCTCCTTTTGTCTAGTTCAAAATGATAACTATCATCTAAGCTCCAAGCTTAGTACTTATGCTTTAGGCATTACTTTTGATGAGGAACTTTTGTTTCCTTAG